A genomic region of Gemmatimonadales bacterium contains the following coding sequences:
- a CDS encoding arginine--tRNA ligase — MTDPIRAELARIAAALGAPDAAFVVERPRDAGHGDLATNLAMTLAKTLKANPRKLAETVIAQLALPAGLIAKTEIAGPGFINFWLAEDALSSQLSGIIAADAAYGRSTAGAGKRVNVEFVSANPTGPLHVGHGRGAALGDALAALLEWTGHDVTREFYINDAGVQIDKVALSLWARVQQAAGREASIPEGGYHGEYLIESAAALLEREGPAFAELSETQALPVCRQFALESQRLEQDTLLRDFGVVFDVHTSEQSLYDSGKIEATLDLLRSHGLIFEQDGAVWMRTTSFGDDKDRVLKKSDGSYTYLTPDIAYHVDKFSRGFEYLIDVWGADHHGYIPRMRAVLVALGHPASSFEVPMVQLVKVVKGGEELKMSKRAGNFVTLRDLLDEVGTDAARYFFLMRRADTPFVFDIDLAQKRTDENPIFYVQMAHARMSGIFRTAGKTPEEAGSSADLAGLPAPQDQELLKALTIFPEQVAKAAADREPHRVTAYLEELAGIAHGWYHHCRVLGEAPEVERARLVLARATRIVLRNGLQLLGLTAPERM; from the coding sequence GTGACCGACCCCATTCGGGCTGAGCTGGCCCGCATTGCCGCGGCGCTCGGCGCTCCGGATGCGGCCTTCGTGGTCGAGCGGCCCCGCGATGCCGGCCACGGTGATCTCGCTACCAATCTTGCGATGACCCTGGCCAAGACGCTCAAGGCCAATCCACGCAAACTGGCCGAGACTGTCATTGCGCAGCTGGCCCTGCCGGCCGGCTTGATTGCCAAGACGGAGATCGCCGGCCCCGGCTTCATCAACTTCTGGCTGGCCGAGGATGCTCTGTCGAGCCAGTTGTCGGGTATCATCGCGGCCGATGCGGCGTACGGACGCTCGACGGCTGGGGCGGGGAAGCGGGTCAACGTCGAGTTCGTCTCCGCCAACCCGACCGGCCCGCTCCACGTCGGCCACGGCCGAGGCGCGGCGCTGGGCGACGCTCTCGCTGCGCTGCTCGAGTGGACCGGTCACGATGTGACGCGCGAGTTCTACATCAATGATGCGGGTGTCCAGATCGACAAGGTCGCCCTGAGCCTCTGGGCCCGGGTCCAGCAGGCGGCCGGTCGCGAGGCGTCGATTCCCGAGGGTGGCTACCACGGCGAGTATCTGATCGAATCCGCAGCAGCCCTCCTGGAGCGCGAGGGGCCGGCGTTTGCGGAGCTGTCGGAGACCCAGGCGCTGCCGGTCTGCCGCCAGTTTGCGCTCGAGAGCCAGCGACTCGAGCAGGACACGCTGCTGCGCGATTTCGGCGTGGTCTTCGATGTGCACACCTCCGAGCAGTCACTCTACGACTCGGGCAAGATCGAGGCGACCCTCGACCTGCTCCGCTCGCATGGCCTGATCTTCGAGCAGGATGGCGCCGTCTGGATGCGCACCACCTCGTTCGGCGACGACAAGGACCGGGTCCTCAAGAAGAGCGACGGCAGCTACACCTATCTGACCCCCGACATCGCCTACCACGTCGACAAGTTCTCGCGCGGCTTCGAGTATCTCATCGACGTCTGGGGCGCGGATCACCACGGCTACATCCCCCGCATGCGGGCCGTGCTCGTCGCACTCGGCCATCCGGCCTCGAGCTTCGAGGTGCCCATGGTGCAGCTCGTCAAGGTGGTCAAAGGCGGCGAAGAGCTGAAGATGTCGAAGCGGGCAGGGAACTTCGTGACCCTGCGCGACCTGCTCGACGAAGTCGGCACCGACGCGGCGCGCTACTTCTTCCTGATGCGGCGCGCCGATACGCCGTTCGTGTTCGACATCGACCTGGCGCAGAAGCGGACCGACGAGAATCCGATCTTCTACGTCCAGATGGCGCACGCCCGGATGAGCGGCATCTTCCGGACCGCCGGCAAGACCCCCGAAGAAGCGGGCAGTAGTGCGGACCTGGCAGGCTTGCCGGCGCCGCAGGATCAGGAGCTGCTCAAGGCCCTGACGATCTTTCCGGAGCAGGTGGCCAAGGCTGCCGCCGATCGGGAGCCACACCGCGTTACCGCGTACCTCGAAGAACTCGCCGGGATTGCGCACGGCTGGTACCACCACTGCCGCGTGCTTGGTGAAGCGCCCGAAGTGGAACGCGCCCGGCTGGTCCTGGCCCGCGCCACGCGCATCGTCCTTCGCAACGGACTCCAACTCTTGGGGCTCACGGCCCCGGAACGGATGTAA
- a CDS encoding sugar kinase: MPLLVVGSVALDSIYTPFGETADALGGSAVYFSVAASLLSKVKVVGVVGDDYPVHELDRLAPRGIDWTGVERAKGESFRWKGKYSYDLQSRETLDTRLGVFAAFRPKLPAAWGTSDFLFLGNIDPELQLAVLEQLDKPKLVACDTMNYWIQSKRPELMTLLKRVDMLLVNDSEARELSGEWNIHKAGRWILEHGPTRVVIKQGEFGALLLEPGRTFYVPAYPLEEVFDPTGAGDAFAGGFMGYLARAGSAAPEQMRRAMVYGSAMGSFAVQGFGIKGFDTVDFDTVQQRVQAFVELTKVPSAEELP; encoded by the coding sequence ATGCCTTTGCTCGTGGTCGGGAGCGTGGCCCTCGATTCGATCTATACGCCCTTCGGCGAAACCGCCGATGCGCTGGGCGGATCGGCCGTCTATTTCAGTGTCGCGGCCTCGCTCCTGTCCAAGGTCAAGGTGGTCGGCGTCGTGGGCGACGACTATCCAGTCCACGAGCTCGACCGGCTGGCGCCGCGGGGCATCGACTGGACCGGCGTCGAGCGCGCCAAGGGCGAGAGCTTTCGCTGGAAGGGCAAATACAGCTACGATCTGCAGAGTCGTGAGACGCTCGATACTCGGCTCGGTGTCTTTGCCGCATTTCGTCCCAAGTTGCCGGCAGCGTGGGGCACCTCGGACTTTCTCTTCCTGGGCAACATCGACCCCGAGCTGCAGCTCGCGGTGCTGGAACAGCTCGACAAACCGAAGCTGGTGGCCTGCGATACCATGAACTACTGGATCCAGAGCAAGCGGCCGGAATTGATGACGCTGCTCAAGCGAGTCGACATGCTGCTCGTCAACGACAGCGAAGCTCGCGAACTCTCGGGTGAGTGGAACATCCACAAGGCCGGGCGCTGGATCCTCGAGCACGGCCCGACCCGGGTCGTGATCAAGCAGGGTGAGTTCGGTGCGCTGCTGCTGGAGCCGGGCCGGACCTTCTATGTCCCGGCCTATCCGCTCGAGGAAGTCTTCGACCCCACCGGCGCCGGCGATGCCTTTGCCGGCGGCTTCATGGGCTACCTGGCCCGAGCAGGCTCGGCGGCGCCCGAGCAGATGCGCCGCGCCATGGTCTATGGCTCGGCGATGGGCTCGTTTGCCGTGCAGGGCTTCGGCATCAAGGGCTTCGACACGGTCGACTTCGACACCGTACAGCAGCGGGTTCAGGCCTTCGTCGAACTGACCAAGGTGCCCTCCGCGGAGGAGTTGCCATGA
- the purM gene encoding phosphoribosylformylglycinamidine cyclo-ligase produces the protein MTGPQYAAAGVDLDALASAKRRIARAVESTRTPLSRGLVGAFGGMVRIPEGMKQPILVTSTDSVGTKVLVAKLAGRYDTVGEDIVNHSVNDILVHGARGIAFQDYIGSNGLTEVQLADIVEGVARGCRAHGMALTGGETASLPDIYAPGDYDLAGTIVGVVEESAALHGDAIAAGDVLIGYRSSGLHTNGYTLARKICFDRLKLPIDSALSATGTSVGEALLAVHQSYFHAVYPVLDLVHGIAHITGGGLEGNLVRVLPSTLDAVIESRSWEWPPLFTFLMEAGQVSVDEMRQVFNIGAGLVVAVPPDRAERVRDAARKVGIETWIAGEVRAGTGGVRFT, from the coding sequence ATGACCGGCCCCCAATACGCAGCTGCCGGCGTCGACCTCGACGCGCTTGCCTCGGCCAAACGGAGGATCGCTCGGGCGGTCGAGAGCACTCGCACGCCGCTCTCACGCGGGCTCGTCGGCGCGTTCGGCGGGATGGTCCGGATCCCGGAGGGGATGAAGCAGCCGATCCTGGTCACCAGCACCGACAGTGTCGGCACCAAGGTGCTCGTTGCCAAGCTGGCGGGACGGTACGACACCGTGGGCGAGGATATCGTCAACCACAGCGTCAACGACATCCTGGTGCACGGCGCCCGCGGCATCGCGTTCCAGGATTACATCGGCTCCAACGGTCTGACCGAAGTCCAGCTGGCCGACATCGTCGAAGGCGTCGCGCGCGGCTGCCGAGCCCATGGCATGGCGCTGACCGGCGGCGAAACCGCCTCGCTGCCCGACATCTACGCCCCCGGCGACTACGACCTGGCCGGCACGATTGTCGGGGTGGTGGAGGAATCTGCCGCCCTCCACGGTGACGCCATCGCGGCCGGAGACGTGCTGATCGGCTACCGCTCCTCCGGACTCCATACCAACGGCTACACCCTGGCCCGCAAGATCTGCTTCGATCGGCTCAAACTCCCTATCGATTCAGCACTTAGCGCCACCGGCACCAGCGTCGGCGAGGCCCTGCTGGCCGTCCATCAGAGCTACTTCCACGCGGTCTATCCGGTCCTCGATCTCGTCCACGGCATTGCCCACATTACCGGGGGCGGGCTCGAGGGTAATCTGGTCCGGGTATTGCCCTCCACCCTGGATGCGGTCATCGAGTCCCGCTCTTGGGAGTGGCCGCCGCTGTTCACTTTCCTGATGGAAGCCGGTCAGGTCTCGGTCGACGAGATGCGCCAGGTCTTCAACATCGGGGCCGGACTGGTCGTGGCCGTACCGCCCGACCGGGCCGAGCGGGTGCGCGATGCTGCGCGCAAGGTGGGCATCGAGACGTGGATCGCCGGAGAGGTCCGTGCCGGAACGGGCGGAGTGCGATTCACCTGA
- the ribD gene encoding bifunctional diaminohydroxyphosphoribosylaminopyrimidine deaminase/5-amino-6-(5-phosphoribosylamino)uracil reductase RibD, protein MDRALELARRGWGRVHPNPMVGAVVLAGDSIVGEGYHAEYGGPHAETVALAAAGPRARGATLVVTLEPCAHAGKQPPCAEAIIAAGIRRVVIASLDPNPVAAGGRARLESAGIEVVSGPGREAADRLNAAYLAATSGGDRPFVTVKLATSLDHCIADSSGVSRWISGEEARDWVHWFRAGFAAIGVGGRTAQVDDPSLTVRGALEPRSAPARVVFLGRRRLSLDSALVRTAAVRHTVLIGDGLVPNERHALTERGVDIILTSDLTEGFSELKQLGIGSILIEGGGRLSGSLLAAGLVDRFAWIVSPVWLGDHGVKAVRGFDVPSLLQAERWTVVERQALGQDTLLMFDRA, encoded by the coding sequence ATGGACCGCGCCCTCGAGCTGGCCCGACGGGGCTGGGGCCGCGTCCATCCCAATCCTATGGTCGGGGCGGTCGTCCTCGCCGGCGATAGCATCGTCGGCGAGGGGTACCACGCCGAGTATGGGGGGCCTCACGCCGAGACGGTTGCACTGGCTGCGGCGGGTCCCCGTGCCCGGGGTGCCACGCTGGTTGTCACCCTCGAGCCCTGTGCCCATGCCGGCAAGCAGCCGCCCTGTGCCGAGGCCATCATTGCGGCAGGCATCCGGCGGGTCGTGATTGCCAGTCTCGACCCGAACCCGGTGGCTGCGGGCGGGCGCGCCCGGCTGGAGTCGGCCGGTATCGAGGTCGTCAGCGGGCCGGGGCGGGAGGCGGCTGATCGCCTCAACGCGGCATACCTGGCGGCAACCAGCGGGGGCGATCGCCCCTTCGTGACGGTCAAGCTGGCCACCTCGCTCGATCACTGCATTGCGGACAGCTCCGGCGTGTCGCGCTGGATTTCGGGCGAGGAGGCGCGCGACTGGGTTCACTGGTTTCGGGCCGGCTTCGCCGCCATCGGTGTTGGCGGCCGAACGGCCCAAGTCGACGATCCGTCGCTCACGGTGCGCGGTGCGCTCGAACCGCGTTCGGCGCCGGCCCGCGTGGTCTTTCTTGGTCGCCGCCGCCTCTCGCTCGACTCGGCGCTGGTGCGGACGGCCGCGGTGCGGCATACCGTGCTGATCGGCGACGGGCTGGTGCCTAACGAGCGGCATGCGCTGACGGAACGGGGCGTCGATATCATTCTCACCAGCGACCTGACCGAAGGCTTTTCGGAGCTCAAACAGCTCGGCATCGGCTCGATTCTGATCGAGGGCGGCGGGCGACTGAGCGGGAGCCTGCTCGCGGCGGGGCTGGTCGATCGGTTTGCCTGGATCGTCAGTCCGGTCTGGCTCGGCGATCACGGGGTCAAAGCGGTGCGCGGTTTCGACGTGCCCTCGCTGCTGCAGGCCGAGCGGTGGACCGTGGTCGAACGGCAGGCGCTCGGCCAGGATACGCTCCTCATGTTCGATCGCGCCTGA
- a CDS encoding riboflavin synthase — translation MFTGLITAIGRIESAKATRSGGLDLVIRAPYRGLAIGESIAVDGACLTVERRVRGGFRVHAIATTLERTLLGELVPGSRVNLERAARVGDRLGGHLVQGHVDGIATVTGTRRAGDAWLVDLKVPRAVAAVSIPLGSITVAGVSLTVNAIPKVGTIQISLIPHTLAVTTLGELVRGSRVHVEGDVIGKYVKHLVGSRRG, via the coding sequence ATGTTCACCGGCCTCATTACCGCAATCGGTCGGATCGAGAGTGCCAAGGCGACCCGTAGTGGTGGTCTCGATCTGGTGATTCGGGCGCCCTACCGCGGGCTCGCCATCGGGGAAAGCATTGCGGTCGACGGGGCCTGCCTAACGGTCGAGCGCCGGGTTCGCGGCGGCTTTCGGGTCCACGCGATTGCGACGACCCTGGAGCGGACCCTGCTCGGCGAGCTGGTGCCGGGGAGCCGGGTCAACCTGGAGCGAGCGGCCCGGGTCGGCGACCGGCTGGGCGGCCATCTCGTCCAGGGCCACGTCGACGGGATTGCGACCGTGACAGGGACCCGCCGCGCCGGCGACGCCTGGCTGGTCGACCTCAAGGTGCCCCGGGCGGTGGCGGCGGTGTCGATTCCGCTCGGGTCGATCACCGTGGCGGGGGTCAGTCTTACCGTGAATGCGATCCCCAAAGTCGGTACTATTCAGATCTCGCTGATTCCCCACACCCTGGCGGTGACCACGCTCGGGGAGCTGGTGCGGGGCAGTCGGGTTCACGTCGAGGGCGACGTGATCGGGAAGTACGTCAAACATCTGGTCGGGAGTCGCCGCGGCTAG
- a CDS encoding bifunctional 3,4-dihydroxy-2-butanone-4-phosphate synthase/GTP cyclohydrolase II: MGFGTIEQAISDLRNGKCIIVADDEDRENEGDLVAAAELVTPDLINFMTIHGRGLICLTLTPERCDQLGLPQMTLENSESMGTAFTVSIDAERRFGVTTGISAADRARTIQVAIRPETQPNDLRRPGHIFPLRARPGGVLQRVGQTEAGVDLARLAGLAPAGVICEILNPDGTMARRTELFEFAERHGLTFVTVAQLVAYRLTQERLVHRIAEARLPTPHGVFRIVGYRNDVDAAEHVALVYGDAEGQPDLLVRMHSKCLTGDVFHSLRCDCGEQLDAAMRQVAEAGRGVIVYLDQEGRGIGLLNKLRAYELQDSGADTVQANQDLGFAPDLRNYGIGAQILRDLGLTTIRLMTNNPRKVVGVDAYGLSIVERVPLILPATDDNRAYLATKRDKLGHLIGH; this comes from the coding sequence ATGGGTTTTGGAACGATCGAGCAGGCGATCAGTGACCTCCGCAACGGCAAGTGCATCATCGTGGCGGACGACGAGGATCGGGAAAACGAAGGCGATCTCGTTGCGGCGGCCGAACTGGTGACGCCCGACCTGATCAACTTCATGACGATTCACGGGCGTGGGCTGATTTGTCTCACGCTGACGCCTGAGCGATGCGATCAGCTCGGGCTGCCACAGATGACGCTGGAAAACTCGGAATCGATGGGTACGGCCTTTACCGTCAGTATCGATGCCGAGCGGCGCTTCGGGGTCACCACCGGGATCTCGGCCGCCGACCGCGCGCGCACCATCCAGGTGGCCATTCGTCCGGAAACCCAGCCGAACGATCTGCGCCGCCCGGGCCACATTTTTCCGCTTCGGGCTCGGCCCGGCGGTGTGCTGCAGCGGGTCGGTCAGACCGAGGCAGGGGTCGATCTTGCGCGCCTGGCAGGGCTCGCGCCCGCGGGCGTGATCTGCGAAATCCTCAATCCCGACGGCACCATGGCTCGCCGGACCGAGCTCTTCGAGTTTGCCGAACGGCACGGGCTGACCTTCGTGACGGTGGCGCAGCTGGTGGCGTACCGGTTGACCCAGGAGCGGCTGGTGCACCGGATTGCGGAGGCGCGCCTGCCGACGCCGCACGGGGTCTTCCGGATCGTCGGCTATCGAAATGATGTCGATGCAGCCGAGCATGTCGCCCTGGTCTATGGTGACGCGGAGGGGCAGCCCGACCTGCTCGTGCGGATGCACTCCAAGTGCCTGACCGGGGACGTGTTCCACTCGCTGCGCTGCGACTGCGGCGAGCAGCTCGATGCCGCGATGCGCCAAGTGGCCGAGGCGGGGCGGGGTGTGATCGTCTACCTCGACCAGGAAGGTCGCGGCATCGGCCTGCTCAACAAGCTGCGTGCCTACGAGCTGCAGGACAGCGGCGCCGATACGGTCCAGGCCAACCAGGACCTCGGCTTTGCGCCTGATCTGCGCAACTACGGCATTGGTGCGCAGATCCTGCGCGACCTCGGCCTCACGACCATTCGACTGATGACCAATAATCCGCGCAAAGTCGTCGGTGTCGATGCCTACGGCCTGTCGATCGTAGAACGGGTACCGCTGATCCTGCCCGCCACCGACGACAACCGCGCGTATCTCGCGACCAAGCGCGACAAGCTCGGTCATCTGATCGGTCACTGA
- a CDS encoding 6,7-dimethyl-8-ribityllumazine synthase, which produces MNELRSQLRATGRIGIVVSSYHERITTKLLEGALACCRDAGVPDSAVDVVWVSGAFELGSVTAALAEQGRYTALVAIGVVIRGETPHFEFVAGETSRALGTVSTARALPVGFGLLTVDTMAQALERAGGSAGNKGYEAAEAAIRAADVIRQVRAS; this is translated from the coding sequence ATGAACGAGTTACGCAGTCAGCTCCGCGCGACGGGCCGGATCGGTATCGTGGTGAGCAGCTATCATGAGCGGATTACCACCAAACTGCTCGAAGGAGCGTTGGCCTGCTGCCGCGACGCGGGCGTACCCGATTCGGCTGTCGATGTCGTCTGGGTCAGCGGCGCCTTCGAACTGGGCAGCGTCACCGCGGCGCTGGCCGAGCAGGGTCGGTACACCGCGCTCGTCGCGATCGGGGTCGTGATTCGGGGTGAAACCCCGCACTTCGAGTTCGTGGCGGGCGAAACGTCGCGCGCGCTTGGCACGGTGTCGACGGCGCGGGCCTTGCCGGTGGGCTTCGGCCTGCTCACGGTCGACACCATGGCGCAGGCACTCGAGCGCGCCGGCGGCTCCGCAGGCAACAAGGGATACGAAGCGGCCGAGGCCGCGATTCGGGCGGCCGACGTGATCCGCCAGGTGAGGGCATCGTGA
- the nusB gene encoding transcription antitermination factor NusB, which produces MRLRTETRGRARALQLLYAAETLDRPLASVVPGLAKLTGPEPTVLDLAERLAQEVWDARKELDALLQDATDNWRIERLAAIDRNILRIGAYELRSGQVPPRVAIDEALWVAHRFGTPQSPPFVNGVLDRVARSLGLL; this is translated from the coding sequence GTGAGGCTCCGGACCGAAACCCGCGGTCGGGCCCGCGCACTGCAGCTCCTCTATGCCGCCGAGACGCTGGATCGCCCGCTGGCGAGTGTGGTGCCCGGGCTGGCCAAGCTGACCGGCCCCGAGCCCACTGTGCTGGACTTGGCGGAGCGTTTGGCGCAGGAGGTCTGGGACGCGCGGAAGGAACTCGATGCGCTGCTCCAGGACGCCACCGACAACTGGCGGATCGAGCGGCTCGCCGCGATCGACCGCAACATCCTCCGGATCGGCGCCTACGAGTTGCGCAGCGGCCAGGTGCCGCCCCGCGTGGCCATCGATGAGGCGCTCTGGGTGGCCCACCGGTTCGGAACGCCCCAGTCGCCGCCGTTTGTCAATGGCGTGCTCGACCGCGTAGCCCGGAGCCTCGGCCTCTTGTGA
- a CDS encoding glycosyltransferase family 4 protein, which translates to MRILLFNWQDLDNPHAGGAEIHLFELFSRLVARGHQVHLVCAGWPGAPPTAVRDGITIERHGGRHSFALRGRRAVRRALRSGSYDVLVEDVNKLPLYCAAGVDVPSCVLVPHLFGTTAYHEASWPMATAVVLAERLMPIAYRRSWFHVISESTRDDLVARGIPSDRITVIHPGIDPVAFAPDPALDRSDPPSFLYVGRLKRYKGVDLAIRALELVHRDRPEVRLDIAGSGDDRPRLEALVATLGLGKSVRFHGFVDDAVKLRLLRTTWANLFPSPKEGWGITVMEAAASGTPSIASDSPGLRDSVRAGETGLLVPHGDPVALARQMLALVSEPATVARLGAAARQHAERWTWDDAAARTERHLQEIINRVTRGEAT; encoded by the coding sequence GTGAGGATCCTGCTGTTCAACTGGCAGGACCTCGACAATCCGCACGCCGGTGGCGCTGAGATCCACCTGTTCGAACTCTTCAGCCGCCTGGTTGCCCGCGGACATCAGGTTCATCTCGTCTGCGCCGGCTGGCCCGGCGCCCCGCCGACCGCGGTTCGCGATGGCATCACGATCGAGCGTCATGGGGGCCGGCACAGCTTTGCGCTCCGCGGACGTCGGGCGGTGCGGCGGGCGCTGCGGAGCGGCTCGTACGACGTGCTGGTCGAGGACGTCAACAAGCTGCCGCTCTACTGCGCAGCTGGCGTTGATGTGCCGTCCTGCGTCCTCGTGCCCCACCTCTTCGGTACCACGGCGTACCACGAGGCCTCGTGGCCCATGGCCACGGCGGTGGTCCTGGCTGAGCGGCTGATGCCGATCGCGTATCGCCGATCCTGGTTTCATGTTATCAGTGAGAGCACCCGGGACGACCTGGTCGCCCGGGGCATTCCGAGTGACCGGATTACGGTCATTCACCCGGGCATTGACCCGGTTGCCTTTGCGCCGGACCCGGCCCTTGACCGGTCCGACCCTCCCTCCTTCTTATATGTAGGGCGGTTGAAGCGGTACAAGGGCGTCGACCTGGCCATTCGGGCCTTGGAGCTGGTGCATCGCGACCGCCCGGAGGTTCGGCTGGACATTGCCGGCTCCGGCGACGACCGCCCCCGTCTGGAGGCGCTGGTCGCCACACTCGGCCTCGGGAAATCGGTCCGATTTCACGGGTTCGTCGATGACGCGGTCAAGCTCAGGCTCCTGCGCACGACCTGGGCCAATCTGTTTCCTTCACCCAAGGAGGGATGGGGCATCACCGTAATGGAGGCGGCGGCATCTGGAACCCCCTCCATTGCTTCGGACAGTCCCGGCCTGCGGGATTCCGTGCGGGCAGGCGAGACTGGCCTTCTGGTGCCACACGGCGACCCGGTCGCCCTGGCCCGGCAAATGCTGGCGTTGGTGTCTGAGCCTGCCACGGTGGCCCGCCTGGGCGCCGCAGCTCGACAGCACGCGGAGCGCTGGACCTGGGACGACGCGGCGGCTCGAACCGAACGGCACCTGCAGGAAATCATCAATCGGGTAACCCGAGGAGAAGCCACATGA
- a CDS encoding ribosome-associated translation inhibitor RaiA: MMTTVTARHCEITDLLRERAISIMDRLEHFSPHTLESQVVFDLVPEGHQAEVRLHVRRGQVLVGSAVGPDHRTALDRAEDKVRRQLERSTTQARRDRRVASIRQ, translated from the coding sequence ATGATGACGACCGTCACTGCCCGCCACTGTGAAATCACGGATCTGCTTCGTGAGCGAGCCATCTCCATTATGGATCGCCTCGAGCATTTCTCACCACATACGCTGGAGAGCCAGGTAGTCTTCGACCTCGTTCCCGAGGGCCATCAGGCTGAAGTCCGATTGCATGTCCGGCGTGGTCAGGTGCTGGTCGGCAGTGCGGTAGGTCCGGATCACCGGACCGCGCTCGATCGAGCGGAGGACAAGGTTCGTCGACAGCTCGAACGGTCGACCACGCAGGCCCGACGCGATCGTCGGGTGGCGAGTATCCGTCAGTGA
- the hprK gene encoding HPr(Ser) kinase/phosphatase, with the protein MSLRLRELLVRHGNPLQLESLTGEVGLDRTLQEADISSPGLVLAGYTGRFVPERLHVLGETEISYLSSLPDDFRREVLTKFFSYDLPGVFITKGQSPPEPMITAARDRGIAVLRTALKTAEFYRAAKPIIEAAFAPTTTLHGSLADVYGVGLLFTGRSGIGKSECVLDLVERGHRLVADDVVIATLRGADVLIGRGHDLAAHHMEIRGVGLIDIPALFGIRAVRQQKRIEVIVHLEDWNTAGEVDRTGLSRLETTVLGIKVPKVVVPLNPGKNLTVISEVVAMTHLLRLTGVDSATAFNDRLIKRMKEQRGLREYLQEDYE; encoded by the coding sequence GTGAGCCTGCGGCTTCGGGAGCTTCTGGTTCGTCACGGCAATCCGCTGCAGCTCGAATCGCTGACGGGGGAGGTTGGGCTCGACCGGACGCTCCAGGAAGCCGACATCTCGAGCCCGGGACTGGTGCTGGCCGGGTACACGGGTCGATTCGTACCCGAACGGCTCCATGTCCTGGGTGAGACGGAAATCAGCTATCTCTCCTCGCTGCCCGACGACTTTCGGCGCGAGGTCCTGACCAAGTTCTTCAGTTACGACCTGCCCGGGGTCTTCATCACCAAGGGGCAAAGCCCGCCCGAGCCGATGATCACCGCAGCGCGCGACCGGGGCATTGCGGTGCTTCGAACCGCGCTCAAGACGGCCGAGTTCTACCGAGCGGCCAAACCGATCATCGAGGCGGCGTTTGCCCCGACCACCACGTTGCATGGCTCGCTGGCCGACGTCTACGGCGTCGGTCTCCTCTTTACCGGCCGGAGCGGCATCGGCAAGAGCGAGTGCGTCCTCGACCTGGTCGAGCGCGGCCACCGGCTGGTGGCTGATGACGTCGTGATTGCAACCTTGCGCGGCGCCGATGTGCTGATCGGGCGGGGCCACGACCTTGCGGCGCATCACATGGAGATACGCGGAGTCGGCCTGATCGACATTCCCGCGCTGTTCGGGATCCGGGCGGTGCGACAGCAGAAGCGGATCGAGGTGATCGTTCACCTCGAAGACTGGAACACCGCCGGCGAAGTCGATCGTACCGGACTCTCGCGGCTCGAGACGACGGTGCTGGGCATCAAGGTGCCCAAGGTCGTGGTGCCGCTCAATCCCGGTAAGAATCTCACGGTCATTTCGGAGGTCGTCGCGATGACGCATCTATTGCGACTGACCGGAGTCGATTCGGCCACGGCATTCAATGATCGCCTGATCAAGCGGATGAAAGAGCAACGCGGCTTGCGGGAGTATCTCCAAGAGGACTACGAATGA
- a CDS encoding PTS sugar transporter subunit IIB codes for MGIVVARIDDRLVHGQVVIGWGRPYEIGRIVLVDAEVAASDFEQDLYRMAVPEGIAVEFLAPDEAPLRLTALATGPERVLVLTGTVAAMADLVRGFDGIRAVNVGGVHAGPGRREYLRFIYLTDAELADLKAIAASGVAVSAQDLPTSPPVDVGDLRA; via the coding sequence GTGGGCATTGTCGTGGCGCGGATCGACGACCGGCTGGTCCACGGCCAGGTCGTGATCGGGTGGGGCAGGCCCTACGAGATCGGCCGGATCGTGCTGGTCGACGCCGAGGTCGCGGCGAGTGACTTCGAGCAGGATCTCTATCGCATGGCCGTGCCCGAGGGCATCGCCGTCGAGTTTCTCGCGCCTGACGAGGCGCCGCTGCGGTTGACGGCATTGGCCACCGGCCCGGAGCGCGTCCTGGTGCTGACCGGAACCGTGGCAGCCATGGCCGATCTGGTGCGCGGCTTCGATGGGATTCGGGCCGTCAACGTCGGCGGGGTGCACGCCGGGCCGGGACGTCGTGAGTACCTCCGCTTCATTTATCTCACCGATGCCGAGCTGGCGGACCTCAAAGCCATCGCGGCGTCGGGCGTGGCGGTGTCGGCGCAGGATCTGCCGACCTCGCCCCCGGTCGATGTCGGAGACCTTCGCGCGTGA